A region from the Rosa rugosa chromosome 6, drRosRugo1.1, whole genome shotgun sequence genome encodes:
- the LOC133716352 gene encoding receptor kinase-like protein Xa21 — MENLGMSYNEFNGSIPVDIGKLRNLGRLILNNNKLSGDIPSSLGSLTELLILDLQGNDFQGIIPPTLGLNLSQNYLSGSLPMEVGNLKGLNSLDLSHNKLSGEIPTSIGKCQSLEVLHLQGNSFQGTITTSLERASILGSLSKHPLRKLCGGVAQLQLPKCNYPFKDSKKRSFKLLLIDGFSSDNLVGTGSFGMVYKGILNDVGTLVAVKALVYEFMENGSLEEWLHQTTETEQVTPEAPDIAIDVACALDYLHNHCETQIVHCDLKPSNVLLDKELTGHVSDFGLARFLSEVTDNVSANQTHSLGLGGSIGYAAPEYGMGSEVSTYGDVYSFSILLWLALRALPRLQTQGFFQEDIVATCINKTPNQRCVRTGKLEDCLSLIFGIGIACSAESPRNRMDVSDAASELHSIRNILVA; from the exons ATGGAGAATTTGGGTATGAGCTACAATGAATTCAATGGAAGCATTCCTGTCGATATTGGGAAGCTTCGGAATTTAGGGAGACTGATTCTTAACAACAACAAACTATCAGGAGATATCCCTTCCTCCCTTGGGAGCTTAACAGAGTTACTCATACTTGACTTGCAAGGAAATGATTTTCAAGGCATCATCCCTCCAA CATTGGGTTTGAACCTGTCTCAAAACTACCTGAGTGGTTCTCTCCCCATGGAAGTTGGAAATCTGAAAGGTCTGAATTCTTTGGACCTTTCTCATAACAAGTTATCCGGGGAAATTCCAACCAGTATTGGCAAGTGTCAAAGTTTAGAAGTCCTCCACTTGCAAGGCAACTCCTTCCAAGGGACCATTACTACATCTTTGGAAAGGGCTTCAATTCTTGGATCTCTCTCAAAACACCCTCTCAG AAAGCTCTGCGGCGGTGTCGCTCAACTCCAGCTGCCCAAATGCAACTACCCTTTCAAAGATTCCAAGAAAAGGAGCTTCAAATTG CTACTGATCGATGGGTTCTCTTCAGATAATTTGGTTGGTACTGGTAGTTTTGGGATGGTCTACAAAGGCATTCTGAATGATGTTGGAACTCTTGTTGCTGTCAAA GCTCTGGTTTATGAGTTCATGGAGAATGGAAGCTTAGAAGAGTGGCTGCATCAAACTACTGAAACTGAACAAGTGACCCCAGAAGCACCCGACATAGCCATTGATGTTGCTTGTGCACTAGATTATCTTCATAATCATTGTGAAACTCAGATAGTTCATTGTGATCTCAAGCCAAGCAATGTCCTTTTAGATAAGGAACTGACTGGACATGTTTCTGATTTTGGACTAGCAAGGTTTCTCTCTGAAGTTACAGATAACGTCTCTGCAAATCAAACACATTCACTGGGACTAGGAGGATCCATTGGCTATGCTGCACCAG AGTATGGAATGGGAAGTGAAGTGTCAACATATGGGGATGTGTATAGCTTCAGTATCCTCTT ATGGCTTGCTCTGAGGGCGTTGCCAAGATTGCAGACTCAAGGCTTCTTTCAAGAAGATATAGTTGCTACATGCATCAACAAAACTCCCAATCAGCGCTGCGTGAGAACTGGAAAACTTGAAGATTGCTTGAGTCTGATCTTTGGAATTGGGATTGCTTGTTCTGCTGAATCACCGAGAAACCGGATGGATGTTAGTGATGCTGCATCTGAATTGCATTCCATCAGGAACATTCTTGTTGCGTAG
- the LOC133715224 gene encoding putative receptor-like protein kinase At3g47110 — MPTFQGSVMLFVFLAIGLFPSQCHQVTNPTRLRGKETDRVALLAIKAQIEHELSSVLISWNESSHFCQWKGVGCSRRHQRVIVLDLQSQQLAGSITPHVGNLSFLKKLYLQNNSFTGDIPPHIGHLRRLQILRLGNNSFSGKIPANISSCSNLIKLDFGFNRLVRKIPSTIGSLSKLKMLSFDDNSLTGTIPPSFGNLSSLTKLLAIGNFLEGSIPSSVGKLTSLKLFAVGDNMLSGAVPAFIFNMSSLIAFDLMGNQFHGRLLSDMGNTLPNLQFIDVGLNKFITGPIPMSISNASNLRQFIVA; from the coding sequence ATGCCTACTTTTCAAGGTAGTGTTATGTTGTTTGTGTTTCTTGCTATCGGTCTTTTCCCTAGCCAGTGCCACCAAGTCACCAACCCCACCAGGTTGAGAGGAAAAGAGACGGACCGAGTTGCACTTCTAGCCATCAAGGCTCAAATAGAGCATGAACTTAGCTCGGTGCTGATTTCCTGGAATGAATCCAGTCACTTTTGTCAGTGGAAAGGAGTTGGTTGCAGTCGCCGGCATCAAAGGGTCATAGTGTTGGACCTACAGTCCCAGCAATTGGCAGGATCCATAACCCCCCACGTAGGTAATCTAAGCTTCCTCAAGAAGCTATATTTACAAAACAATAGCTTCACTGGTGATATCCCACCACATATTGGTCACTTGAGGAGGTTGCAGATTTTAAGACTGGGGAATAATTCCTTCAGTGGCAAAATCCCTGCCAATATATCCAGTTGCTCCAACCTCATAAAACTAGATTTCGGGTTCAACAGGCTGGTTCGGAAAATTCCTAGCACAATTGGGTCGTTGTCCAAGCTCAAGATGCTTAGTTTTGACGATAACAGCCTAACAGGAACGATCCCACCTTCGTTTGGCAACCTTTCATCCCTAACCAAGCTTTTGGCAATTGGTAATTTCTTGGAGGGAAGTATTCCTAGTTCTGTAGGGAAACTTACAAGCTTAAAACTCTTTGCTGTGGGAGATAATATGTTGTCTGGTGCTGTTCCTGCTTTCATTTTCAACATGTCATCTCTCATTGCGTTTGACTTGATGGGAAACCAATTCCATGGTAGGCTTCTCTCAGACATGGGCAACACCCTTCCTAATCTCCAATTTATAGATGTTGGCCTGAACAAATTCATAACCGGACCCATTCCCATGTCCATATCCAATGCCTCCAATCTTAGACAATTTATTGTTGCATGA
- the LOC133715223 gene encoding malate dehydrogenase [NADP], chloroplastic, with product MAVAELSTPSFTNTRLVHPSKLSFSTTHLHSHRRLAFPPLSRTQNARISCSLAPNQVQAPAPAQTEEPKNKPECYGVFCLTYDLKAEEETKSWKKLINVAVSGAAGMISNHLLFKLASGEVFGADQPVALKLLGSERSFEALEGVAMELEDSLFPLLREVIISIDPYEVFQDVDWALLIGAKPRGPGMERADLLDINGQIFAAQGKALNAVASRNVKVIVVGNPCNTNALICLKNAPNIPAKNFHALTRLDENRAKCQLALKAGVFYDKVSNVTIWGNHSTTQVPDFLNARIDGLPVKEVIKDHKWLEEEFTHKVQTRGGALIKKWGRSSAASTSVSIVDAIKSLVNPTPEGDWFSSGVYTNGNPYGIAEDIVFSMPCRSKGDGDYELVKDIKFDDYLLKRITKSEAELLAEKRCVGHLIGQGIAFCDLPEDTMLPGEM from the exons ATGGCAGTAGCAGAGCTCTCAACCCCTTCATTCACCAACACCCGCCTTGTTCACCCATCCAAGCTCTCCTTCTCAACCACCCATCTCCACTCTCACCGCCGTCTTGCTTTTCCACCTCTCTCTCGCACCCAAAATGCTAGAATCTCTTGCTCTCTTGCACCCAA TCAAGTTCAAGCTCCTGCTCCTGCGCAAACTGAAGAGCCCAAGAACAAGCCCGAGTGTTATGGCGTGTTTTGCCTCACCTATGATCTCAAAGCT GAAGAAGAGACAAAATCCTGGAAGAAATTAATTAATGTTGCGGTCTCAGGTGCAGCTGGAATGATTTCTAATCATCTACTGTTCAAA CTTGCGTCGGGTGAGGTTTTTGGGGCAGACCAACCTGTTGCATTGAAACTACTGGGATCTGAAAGATCATTTGAAGCTCTCGAAG GAGTTGCTATGGAATTGGAGGATTCCCTATTTCCTCTGTTGAGGGAGGTGATCATAAGTATTGATCCATATGAGGTGTTCCAAGATGTTGACTGGGCTCTACTAATAGGAGCAAAGCCTAGAGGTCCTGGAATGGAACGAGCTGATTTGTTGGATATAAATGGGCAGATCTTTGCAGCGCAG GGAAAGGCTCTTAATGCTGTTGCATCTCGTAATGTCAAGGTGATTGTGGTTGGCAACCCTTGTAACACAAA TGCACTAATTTGTTTGAAAAATGCTCCGAACATTCCTGCTAAAAATTTTCATGCTTTGACACGGCTGGATGAAAATAGAGCAAAATGTCAG CTGGCCCTCAAAGCTGGTGTCTTCTATGATAAAGTTTCAAACGTGACCATCTGGGGAAATCATTCTACCACTCAG GTCCCAGATTTCTTAAATGCTAGAATTGATGGCTTGCCTGTCAAAGAGGTCATCAAGGATCACAAGTGGTTAGAGGAGGAGTTTACACACAAGGTCCAGACG AGAGGAGGTGCTCTCATAAAAAAGTGGGGAAGATCTTCAGCTGCATCAACTTCCGTGTCGATTGTAGATGCCATAAAGTCCTTGGTTAATCCTACCCCTGAGGGCGACTGGTTTTCTTCTGGT GTTTACACCAACGGAAATCCCTATGGTATAGCAGAGGATATAGTATTCAGTATGCCATGCAGATCCAAA GGGGATGGAGATTATGAACTTGTGAAGGACATAAAATTTGACGATTATCTTCTCAAGAGAATAACAAAG AGTGAAGCTGAGTTACTAGCTGAGAAAAGATGTGTTGGTCACTTAATTGGGCAG GGTATTGCTTTTTGTGATTTGCCCGAGGACACTATGCTTCCTGGAGAGATGTAA